One window from the genome of Podospora pseudocomata strain CBS 415.72m chromosome 6, whole genome shotgun sequence encodes:
- a CDS encoding hypothetical protein (EggNog:ENOG503PFM9), with product MLSPKLLVLAALSSASVAFDPATDTTCNDQGICLSSFIWCDKNGQSCSYPEGADALIPSSTAASYAVLYHHVEYEIRWRQAKRDFDVLIEWLFDGSPFQSEEEKSARELPVMWSTNVTTSSTEGSFTFDPFTILKDFPTRHAPNMSAGEAASSASGMANTIRLSQPGSGFPEVYTDQFSVQSGWAHQLVRNIRQEEADVRTDEKRKMRLGVGIGVGLGVPLLSAVMWWAGSRHGASRATRSVEGK from the exons ATGCTTTCCCCCAAACTTCTCGTTCTGGCGGCTTTgtcgtcggcctcggtggcctTTGATCCTGCCACAGACACAACCTGCAACGACCAAGGAATCTGCCTGTCTTCTTTTATTTGGTGTGACAAGAATGGACAGTCGTGCTCCTACCCAGAGGGCGCGGATGCGTTGATCCCGTCCAGCACCGCGGCGTCGTACGCTGTGCTTTATCACCATGTCGAGTACGAGATTCGCTGGCGTCAGGCCAAGCGGGATTTTGATGTTTTGATCGAATGGCTGTTTGATGGGAGCCCCTTtcagagcgaggaggagaagtcGGCTCGTGAGCTTCCTGTTATGTGGAGTACCA ACGTGACAACCTCGAGCACTGAGGGATCCTTCACCTTTGATCCGTTCACCATCCTAAAGGACTTCCCCACGCGGCACGCGCCTAACATGTCCGCCGGGGAGGCCGCGTCTTCGGCGAGTGGTATGGCCAACACCATCCGCCTCAGCCAGCCCGGTTCCGGCTTCCCGGAGGTTTACACCGATCAGTTCAGTGTCCAGTCGGGCTGGGCTCATCAGCTGGTGAGGAACATCCgccaggaggaggcggatgttCGTACGGATGAGAAGCGAAAGATGAgacttggggttgggattggtgTCGGTTTGGGAGTTCCGTTGCTGTCTGCCGTGATGTGGTGGGCTGGTTCAAGACACGGGGCTTCCAGGGCGACTCGCTCCGTCGAGGGCAAATAA
- a CDS encoding hypothetical protein (EggNog:ENOG503PZ37), which translates to MVDSWLSTVYPAWTLDDKDFKQAVYNQFDWDYKGRTPFISCFSDKDFAIKWACKIMRSSRRCSQKKEWTLFTIDTRLLSHSVYVYKLSRFIDCMDIRTPGRAEEVYKPGAYICLHSIPSDAIVEAEKWNESSRSIKIPSIGKYLALK; encoded by the exons ATGGTGGACTCATGGCTCAGCACTGTGTACCCCGCATGGACTTTGGACGATAAGGACTTCAAACAAGCAGTCTACAACCAATTCGACTGGGATTATAAAGGCCGCACTCCCTTCATTTCCTGCTTTTCAGACAAAGACTTCGCCATCAAGTGGGCCTGTAAAATCATGAGATCTTCACGGAGATGTTCACAGAAAAAGGAGTGGACCCTTTTTACTATCGACACCCGGCTTCTTTCGCACTCTGTCTATGTTTACAAACTGAGCAGATTCATCGACTGTATGGATATTCGGACTCCCGGTAGGGCGGAGGAAGTTTACAAACCAGGGGCCTATATCTGTTTACATAGCATTCCTTCT GACGCAATTGTTGAGGCAGAGAAATGGAATGAATCCTCGCGGAGCATCAAAATCCCCTCCATAGGTAAGTATCTTGCCCTTAAATAG
- a CDS encoding hypothetical protein (COG:H; EggNog:ENOG503P1JD), whose translation MAARLKSTIWPQAGATSIDVSLSTPTVAMSLASDGRTIQVTTGGEKSSTNSYDMVFNTTPLGPLQQMDLSGLNLDRDILDGIRALSYDRATKVAININKRWWTGFYPNADAIHRGGGVSSSDLPLGFTVYPSNVLIASCTWAQDASRMAALVPDYTDPSTPTPSYTGPIAAVCLEGLVKLWAGRQEAPTLKDLHGYYITHHAWAWSHDPCTCGAFALFGPGRFQNIYPKFRELLANSWLAI comes from the exons ATGGCAGCTCGTCTGAAGAGCACCATCTGGCCCCAAGCCGGCGCCACATCCATTGATGTGTCGCTCTCCACACCCACTGTAGCTATGTCTTTGGCTTCTGATGGAAGGACTATTCAAGTCACTACAGGCGGTGAGAAGTCCTCAACAAATTCCTACGACATggtcttcaacaccacacctCTAGGGCCTCTCCAGCAGATGGATCTCTCAGGTCTCAATCTCGACCGTGACATTCTCGACGGCATTCGTGCCCTCAGCTACGACCGGGCTACCAAAGtggccatcaacatcaacaagcgCTGGTGGACGGGTTTCTACCCCAATGCCGACGCCATACACCGCGGTGGCGGTGTATCTAGCAGCGACTTGCCCCTCGGCTTCACTGTCTATCCCTC CAACGTTCTCATCGCCTCATGCACCTGGGCCCAAGATGCGTCCCGCATGGCAGCCCTTGTCCCGGACTACACTgatccctcaacaccaacaccaagctaCACCGGCCCCATCGCCGCAGTTTGCCTCGAGGGCCTGGTCAAACTCTGGGCAGGCCGACAGGAGGCTCCGACTTTGAAAGATCTCCACGGTTACTACATCACCCATCACGCCTGGGCCTGGTCCCATGACCCGTGCACCTGTGGTGCCTTTGCTCTCTTTGGACCGGGACGGTTCCAAAACATATACCCAAAGTTCCGAGAACTTCTCGCCAATTCGTGGCTTGCCATCTGA
- a CDS encoding hypothetical protein (COG:O; EggNog:ENOG503NVI6), whose product MSLVGNHPPSTSTDVLNKSDVEDVVDESSPPSSQPGGTKEGTTSVNETKNTDPAKTQEAKITRVPPEEWRRVKKGRKLDLDQSVLITSSKVNVKANLRKLRRESAIRKKKGESSQNAEVSQQLDVPYRLAINSQYLLHALGECIGEELTETQNVFVRPFKYLVGHEAEIRQFYADLESAYDQAEADAQAEVVQEKETSEDEISAETEHETLREIADRAKRQRDEFRCLIEFMDHDMADIFDVKRQISNKTITEIAFENLWQLFRPGQTSYLFQNRDDHRRCQALQILHVTGGREVFDSGKKCSFDPVRDREWDSETESEERCRDIVKASDHESTSFIIDSFHIDFDGFRMGPRPKRFVISRYVGARPVKILPLYPSFLHPNDSQVQEILLHRGKKFTELATGTHRKYDGFTIRESNQTTRGFYNYVIADTEV is encoded by the exons ATGTCTCTTGTGGGAAATCACcctccttccacttccaccgATGTCCTCAATAAAAGCGATGTTGAGGACGTCGTCGATGAGTCTTCGCCCCCATCATCTCAGCCAGG CGGTACCAAAGAAGGTACAACTTCAGTGAATGAAACAAAGAATACCGATCCAGCAAAGACCCAAGAAGCTAAAATAACACGAGTCCCTCCCGAAGAATGGCGACGAGTCAAAAAGGGGCGCAAACTCGACCTGGACCAAAGCGTTCTCATTACCTCATCCAAGGTGAATGTCAAGGCCAACCTACGGAAGCTGCGACGGGAAAGTGCGataagaaagaaaaaaggtgAATCTTCTCAAAATGCAGAGGTGTCTCAGCAGCTAGACGTGCCTTATCGACTCGCCATCAATTCCCAGTACCTTTTGCACGCCCTAGGGGAATGTATCGGGGAGGAGCTTACCGAGACTCAAAACGTTTTTGTACGTCCGTTCAAGTATCTTGTAGGGCATGAAGCGGAGATACGACAGTTCTATGCCGATCTTGAGTCAGCCTACGACCAAGCCGAAGCTGATGCCCAGGCTGAAGTCGttcaagaaaaagagacGTCAGAAGATGAAATCTCGGCTGAGACGGAGCATGAGACACTGAGGGAGATAGCGGATCGCGCTAAACGACAGAGGGACGAGTTTCGGTGTCTTATAGAGTTCATGGATCACGACATGGCAGATATATTTGACGTCAAGCGCCAGATCTCCAACAAGACCATAACAGAAATCGCTTTTGAGAACCTATGGCAGCTCTTTCGACCGGGTCAGACATCGTACCTCTTCCAAAATCGGGATGATCACCGTCGATGCCAGGCATTGCAGATCCTTCACGTCACCGGAGGCCGTGAAGTGTTTGACTCTGGCAAGAAGTGCTCTTTCGACCCAGTGCGCGATAGAGAATGGGATTCGGAGACTGAGTCAGAGGAAAGATGCCGGGATATTGTCAAAGCCTCGGACCACGAAAGCACCAGTTTCATCATCGACTCCTTCCACATCGACTTCGACGGTTTCCGGATGGGTCCAAGACCAAAGCGTTTCGTCATTTCGCGCTACGTTGGGGCACGCCCCGTCAAAATATTGCCGCTGTATCCATCTTTTCTCCACCCTAATGATTCACAAGTTCAGGAGATACTCCTTCATCGGGGAAAGAAGTTCACAGAACTGGCGACCGGAACACACAGGAAATATGACGGGTTTACCATTCGAGAGTCTAATCAGACAACACGCGGTTTTTACAACTATGTGATAGCTGACACCGAGGTATGA
- a CDS encoding hypothetical protein (EggNog:ENOG503P1F4): MSTKAPNTNRGLGTLVDSYVRKRLRRDIHPAFAKVRDKSEAESTFLKATGAELRVSCHTAVGASEDGSQSPTSIAMVAGENDCGISLEEIYRDATQEKLRFQLAIADYEKLTSGPKFGSGITTKPSFTWEDVLEEAQRAADTYSEASGMWNKIRKGLCSFGRNAKAFDAWASLLPSQSEYLSVLCGGLKFILGAAARLHDLNSDVCDALAEIPILLKSTHLVLGIFKRSKDLHQASADLYSAIIAALHHIVLWYREKAIKTLFKSILKQDAYAIQLTELLSNVRQQADRFEHVVRLNSYERIVTTSEMVRTQGVQQDENHSILVRYLDDANNELHNFREEFSSKAVDLQSQVSELTNVLAAFLGSGAWMNARTHDVRGPYLPIRKAKSESRLIRDSSPGSLPHGSKTRHRLEETIYTLDYDSSVIERDIATSLRSVWQVPVSDQDRLVAAIQSPKLQSWIMETTSSALFLNFNATRNHHTTSFVAAKLANSIQSSSVLVVTFFCGPHTDRRSEDPDFGVTGMMRCLISQLLLTYPNFGLHTLRQIQEKDMDDVEDLCEIFYLLVAQLPRHKALFCILDSVTNFEDNNILRVESEMAMGQLMEIITWTAEYGCCFKLLLTSPRNSRVLYKHLSNPEQDSIWLPAKVPSQGGFTKGKWDGSIGGEVDKLTIF, from the exons ATGTCGACAAAAGCGCCGAACACTAATCGAGGTCTAGGAACTCTAGTGGACAGCTATGTTCGCAAAAGACTCCGTCGTGACATTCACCCTGCATTTGCCAAGGTGCGGGACAAATCTGAGGCAGAATCAACATTCCTGAAAGCCACAGGCGCCGAACTCCGAGTATCGTGCCATACAGCTGTGGGTGCGAGCGAAGATGGAAGCCAGAGCCCAACGTCCATTGCCATGGTGGCAGGCGAAAATGACTGCGGCATCTCTCT TGAAGAGATATACCGAGATGCCACACAAGAAAAGCTGCGGTTTCAATTAGCAATCGCCGATTATGAGAAGCTAACATCAGGACCAAAATTCGGTTCAGgaatcaccaccaagccttCGTTTACTTGGGAAGATGTCTTGGAAGAGGCCCAGCGGGCTGCAGACACGTATTCGGAGGCTTCTGGAATGTGGAACAAGATTCGAAAGGGTCTTTGCAGCTTCGGGCGAAATGCAAAGGCTTTCGATGCCTGGGCCAGCTTGCTACCGTCTCAGTCCGAATACCTGTCTGTTCTGTGCGGAGGATTGAAGTTCATCCTTGGG GCTGCTGCACGCTTGCACGACCTCAATTCGGATGTTTGTGATGCTCTGGCGGAAATTCCGATTCTGCTAAAAAGCACACATCTGGTGTTGGGGATCTTCAAACGCTCCAAGGACCTCCATCAAGCAAGTGCGGACCTTTATTCTGCGATAATAGCAGCACTGCATCACATTGTTTTGTGGTATAGAGAGAAAGCCATCA AAACGCTTTTCAAGAGTATCCTAAAGCAGGACGCATATGCTATACAACTTACAGAGCTCCTCAGCAACGTTCGCCAACAAGCTGACCGCTTCGAACATGTTGTTCGTCTCAACTCTTACGAGCGAATTGTGACTACGTCCGAGATGGTACGAACCCAAGGGGTCCAGCAGGATGAAAACCACAGCATACTTGTCCGCTATCTCGATGATGCAAACAATGAGTTACACAATTTTCGGGAGGAATTCAGTTCCAAGGCGGTGGACTTGCAGTCGCAGGTCAGTGAATTGACCAATGTGTTGGCAGCGTTCTTGGGCAGTGGTGCCTGGATGAATGCGAGGACGCATGATG TGAGAGGTCCCTATCTTCCGATTCGCAAGGCAAAATCTGAGTCAAGGCTCATACGAGATTCTTCGCCCGGGTCACTACCTCATGGCTCTAAAACCCGCCACAGGCTCGAGGAGACCATATACACACTAGACTATGACAGCTCAGTGATTGAGAGGGACATAGCCACCAGTTTGCGCAGCGTATGGCAGGTCCCTGTTTCAGATCAAGACCGCCTTGTTGCGGCCATACAATCACCAAAGCTCCAGAGCTGGATAATGGAAACAACATCCTCTGCACTGttcctcaacttcaacgccactcgcaaccaccacacgACATCGTTCGTCGCCGCAAAGTTGGCCAATTCAATCCAGTCATCTTCCGTCTTGGTGGTCACCTTCTTTTGCGGTCCACACACGGATCGACGCAGCGAAGATCCAGACTTTGGCGTCACGGGCATGATGCGCTGTTTAATCAGTCAGCTTCTCTTGACATATCCAAATTTTGGTCTACATACCCTCCGTCAGATCCAGGAAAAAGACATGGATGACGTTGAGGACCTCTGCGAAATATTCTACCTCCTCGTTGCCCAGCTCCCACGTCACAAGGCACTTTTCTGCATTTTGGATAGTGTGACCAATTTCGAGGACAACAACATTTTGCGAGTGGAGAGCGAAATGGCCATGGGGCAGTTGATGGAGATAATTACCTGGACGGCCGAGTACGGGTGTTGCTTCAAACTGTTGTTGACGAGTCCTCGAAACAGCCGGGTGCTCTACAAGCATCTGTCGAACCCCGAGCAAGACTCGATTTGGCTACCCGCGAAGGTTCCCTCGCAGGGGGGTTTCACGAAGGGGAAGTGGGACGGGAGTattggtggggaggttgataaACTGACGATTTTTTAA
- a CDS encoding hypothetical protein (EggNog:ENOG503NZ3W): MLVYKNKARVTQDISRFIVPSAESLALRNKNHKCLVESVNEGWNNSIPFTTTRPQPDYFVGFKRDAFTEEQLAKLSPFIGDFIAGDLSFFMATYYMYFPFLTCEVTCGAAALDIADRQNAHSMTLAVRGIVELFRAVKREDEVNRKILAFSVSHDYQSVRVYGHYPVITGKGTEYYRHPIRKFDFTELDGKERWIAYQFTKNVYDTWMPKHFENICSVIKQLPSE; this comes from the exons ATGCTTGTT TATAAGAATAAGGCGAGGGTTACTCAAGATATTTCACGGTTTATCGTCCCTTCGGCAGAATCGCTTGCGCTCCGGAACAAGAACCATAAATGTCTTGTTGAAAGCGTTAACGAAGGGTGGAACAACTCGATCCCTTTTACCACTACCCGTCCACAGCCTGACTACTTCGTTGGGTTCAAGCGAGACGCATTTACCGAGGAGCAGCTCGCTAAACTATCGCCCTTTATCGGCGACTTTATTGCCGGGGACCTGTCCTTCTTTATGGCCACGTACTATATGTACTTCCCGTTCCTAACCTGCGAGGTGACGTGTGGCGCCGCGGCGCTCGACATTGCAGACCGGCAGAACGCCCACAGCATGACCCTTGCGGTACGGGGCATCGTCGAACTCTTTCGTGCTGTCAAGCGCGAAGATGAGGTTAACCGGAAgatcctcgccttctccgtCTCGCACGACTACCAGTCAGTACGGGTCTACGGCCATTACCCAGTGATAACCGGTAAAGGTACTGAGTATTACCGGCACCCAATCCGAAAATTCGACTTCACGGAGCTGGACGGCAAGGAGAGATGGATAGCGTACCAATTCACCAAGAACGTTTACGACACATGGATGCCCAAGCATTTTGAGAACATCTGTTCTGTCATCAAGCAGTTGCCGTCGGAGTGA
- a CDS encoding hypothetical protein (COG:S; EggNog:ENOG503PBWW): protein MVMCNEGCVSEEFYYLFGTCRGSILHAFIALLLVGWRSTHQQPAPHGWDPNLALGNKASLECCSFPRRETSTPDILKLHTIAYIEMVLVPDNNLPTSPGLNQAAGSSQSQARPLIHVVNDALPPMTDDQEDQDQKDVSPHTCRHCSRITIDMRQNSKDGKDDGQIGFTEADVISALKDNCALFSAFRQGAYLVSMTSGPNNPIWVERTLKQRAIVNFFEVDWERLKLGYKLNNRLGEFVLYNVPGQKPHELFGPQPPPNLLPNSELSYSRARKYLRDCSANHTKCREFNLSHMPTRLLEVVTRPNSPNPDEPHLIVRLVSNPPPAPYATLSYCWGGDQPGKTTKRNIGTYSRNIPLDVLPLTIIDALTVTHGVGMKYLWVDALCIVQDSDQDKMNEISNMHLIYRGAFLTIAAGVASTSLDGFLRPRVHDRGYVFNVRVDSPVGKQEGEIRQAIAMPVRLRRDQEMLPLYTRAWTFQEGQLSTRVLAYGNRGMVFCCLESRHTDGGLEEPITTLRSIDDSIGASFKNLDPGNQSLGGVRHPLAWGVIVEAYTSRELTVGDDKLLAVMAIAEEYKRTKEGVGEYLAGLWRGDMLFQLLWAAHRVSDVKTKFKRPERYRAPSWSWASLDGHFRIFLHQGVLDGSIGYKYACELLHAETTLVGGNPLGQVKGGFIRLRGRVKKVVWKRNGTGKHDHGYGWALGDSESDWVKSGEVPGDDRLSWYVDVPDEWPVKRDIVMSCIEVCTYEAPENLMQFAMVQLYDERGGSPNMTQGRGILLVPVEGQPDTYRRVGTMGCKGYLEGDVGFEKKPYWFDEGHSMRQEVVVI from the exons ATGGTGATGTGCAATGAAGGCTGTGTCTCAGAG GAATTTTATTACCTGTTTGGAACCTGCAGAGGATCGATCCTTCACGCATTTATTGCACTGCTATTGGTTGGTTGGAGGTCaactcaccaacaacccgcTCCACATGGTTGGGACCCGAATCTTGCTCTTGGCAATAAGGCCTCGCTCGAATGTTGCTCTTTCCCTCGGAGAGAAACATCCACTCCTGATATCCTCAAGCTCCACACGATCGCCTACATCGAGATGGTCTTAGTTCCAGACAACAATCTGCCGACAAGTCCAGGGCTGAATCAGGCAGCTGGTAGTTCTCAGAGCCAAGCAAGGCCACTTATCCACGTGGTCAACGATGCCCTTCCACCCATGACCGATGACCAGGAAGACCAGGACCAGAAAGATGTTTCCCCTCACACATGTCGCCACTGTTCAAGAATCACGATCGACATGAGACAAAATTCAAAAGACGGCAAAGATGACGGTCAAATTGGCTTTACTGAGGCTGATGTCATCTCTGCTCTGAAAGACAACTGCGCTTTATTCTCTGCCTTTCGTCAAGGGGCGTACCTTGTCAGCATGACCTCAGGTCCAAACAACCCGATCTGGGTCGAGCGGACTTTGAAGCAGCGAGCCATTGTCAACTTCTTCGAGGTCGATTGGGAACGACTCAAGCTGGGCTACAAGTTGAACAATAGGTTGGGGGAATTTGTGCTCTACAATGTTCCAGGCCAAAAGCCCCACGAGCTGTTCGGACCCCAACCGccacccaacctcctccccaactctGAGCTCAGCTACTCTCGAGCCAGGAAATATCTCCGAGATTGCTCCGCCAACCACACCAAATGCCGCGAGTTCAACCTTAGCCACATGCCCACCCGCCTCTTGGAAGTCGTTACTCGCCCCAATTCTCCAAACCCAGATGAACCACACCTCATCGTTCGTCTTGTCagcaacccacccccagccccctATGCAACCCTAAGCTACTGCTGGGGCGGCGACCAACCCGGCAAGACCACCAAAAGGAACATTGGAACCTACTCCCGCAACATCCCTCTTGATGTTCTCCCGTTGACCATCATCGACGCTTTAACCGTAACCCACGGCGTAGGAATGAAATACCTCTGGGTGGATGCACTGTGCATTGTTCAAGACTCGGACCAAGACAAAATGAATGAAATCTCCAACATGCACCTCATCTACCGCGGAGCATTCCTCACCATTGCTGCTGGTGTAGCTTCTACCAGCCTTGACGGGTTCCTACGTCCGAGGGTTCACGACAGGGGGTATGTCTTTAATGTAAGGGTTGATTCACCAGTTGGAAAGCAGGAAGGGGAGATACGACAAGCTATCGCCATGCCAGTGCGCTTGAGGCGGGATCAGGAGATGTTACCTCTTTACACCAGGGCTTGGACCTTCCAAGAGGGACAGTTATCCACCCGGGTGCTTGCTTACGGAAATagggggatggtgttttgttgtttggagTCGAGGCATACAGATGGGGGGCTAGAGGAGCCAATTACGACTTTGAGATCGATTGATGATTCCATAGGCGCAAGTTTTAAGAACTTGGACCCGGGAAATCAGAGTTTGGGCGGGGTGAGGCATCCGTTGGCTTGGGGGGTGATTGTGGAGGCTTATACGTCGAGGGAGTTGACGGTGGGGGATGATAAGTTGTTGGCTGTTATGGCTATTGCGGAGGAGTACAAGAGGACGaaagaaggggtgggggagtatttggctgggttgtggaggggggatatGCTTTTTCAGCTGTTGTGGGCGGCGCATAGGGTTAGTGATGTAAAGACCAAATTTAAGAGGCCGGAGAGGTACAGGGCGCcgagttggagttgggcgAGTTTGGATGGGCATTTTCGGATTTTTTTGCAtcagggggtgttggatgggAGTATTGGGTATAAATACGCTTGTGAGTTGCTTCATGCGGAGACAACGCTTGTGGGGGGTAATCCGTTGGGGCAGGTCAAGGGAGGTTTCATTCGGCTGAGGGGAAGAGTGAAGAAGGTTGTTTGGAAACGGAATGGGACCGGTAAACATGATCACGGTTATGGGTGGGCGCTTGGGGATTCGGAGAGCGATTGGGTGAAGTCTGGTGAGGTGCCGGGGGATGATAGGCTCTCTTGGTATGTTGATGTGCCGGATGAGTGGCCGGTGAAGAGAGACATTGTGATGTCTTGCATTGAGGTTTGCACGTATGAGGCGCCGGAGAACCTGATGCAGTTTGCTATGGTGCAGCTGTATGACGAGAGAGGGGGGTCGCCGAATATGACACAGGGACGAGGGATTTTGTTGGTTCCTGTTGAAGGTCAGCCGGACACATACCGGCGGGTGGGGACGATGGGATGCAAGGGCTATCTTGAGGGCGATGTGggctttgagaagaagccttATTGGTTTGATGAGGGTCACAGTATGAGGCAAGAGGTTGTTGTCATCTGA
- a CDS encoding hypothetical protein (EggNog:ENOG503P1UX) translates to MCYEINASHPGPKQSLLCKVLYLKALPWDNAKLNKDPGFRSGFRRAKSILYSSVSAEYACWVCRHDIPTLATLDHNPASRQTRRIYLCLSYSFPNKKMLRIQSRPGTRVGISTAMNFSRRGRSHDCAAASTNLYDKVFAVVKDERDVGSKTKLYIKEAQDVSRWFELISTQQLALQELSTSTHRPSHPLLFIMATAFGVFSGILTVLGFIQSNIPDRPNQYETKFRIHVGLDGPSGLSNAGGDAPDIRVWNEAGQFIGAKYDPGKINHGSFKDVTVQLSQPHQPTYALFTGNDDAICIAYITNSWADGSKYGWVGNWADSSSCNQDWYYSNIVQSGKTLNCAWIDRNGDRPKTAFQTHIHEFADESRNRGKNVGYYCASNPSLKWYTNWEPNTISYWVTPRKRGLAGRSSEPQQGIAVGPVKPGSEEREKLAGSRPAFNETRLVRSSRPEHSAVTLCGSDSSRGPDLVSLHEGKFCDMSTREVLPLCSPSVTGDCFDDTVKTLKVRSGAIVGREVEVEKDYTEVLDWGL, encoded by the exons ATGTGCTATGAGATCAATGCCTCTCACCCAGGGCCAAAGCAGAGTCTACTGTGCAAGGTACTTTACCTAAAGGCCCTGCCTTGGGATAATGCAAAATTAAACAAAGACCCAGGCTTTCGGTCAGGGTTTAGGAGGGCCAAGAGTATCCTCTACTCCTCAGTAAGCGCTGAGTATGCATGTTGGGTCTGTCGACATGACATTCCTACACTAGCCACGCTTGATCACAATCCTGCCAGTCGACAGACCCGAAGAATCTATCTCTGCCTCTCGTATAGCTTCCCAAACAAGAAAATGCTGCGAATTCAGAGTCGTCCTGGGACTAGGGTTGGGATTTCTACGGCCATGAACTTCTCGAGAAGAGGACGAAGCCATGACTGCGCCGCAGCAAGCACCAACTTGTATGACAAGGTCTTTGCAGTTGTCAAGGATGAGAGAGACGTAGGCAGCAAGACGAAACTGTATATAAAGGAGGCTCAAGACGTCTCAAGGTGGTTCGAATTGATCAGCACCCAGCAGCTTGCCCTTCAAGAActctcaacttcaacccacCGACCATCACATCCTCTCTTGTTCATCATGGCTACCGCTTTCGGAGTCTTCTCGGGAATCCTCACCGTCCTGGGATTCATCCAATCCAACATCCCGGACAGGCCCAACCAGTATGAGACCAAGTTCCGCATCCACGTCGGTCTTGATGGTCCGAGCGGCCTCTCGaacgccggtggtgatgcgcCCGATATCCGTGTCTGGAATGAGGCCGGCCAGTTCATCGGTGCCAAGTATGACCCTGGCAAGATCAACCACGGCTCCTTCAAGGACGTGACGGTCCAGCTGTCCCAGCCCCATCAGCCCACGTACGCCCTGTTCACGGGCAACGACGATGCGATCTGCATCGCGTACATCACCAACAGCTGGGCCGACGGGTCCAAGTACGGCTGGGTTGGTAACTGGGCGGACAGCTCGTCCTGCAACCAGGACTG GTATTATTCCAACATCGTCCAGAGCGGCAAGACCCTCAACTGCGCCTGGATCGATCGCAATGGCGACAGGCCCAAGACAGCCTTCCAGACTCATATTCATGAGTTTGCTGATGAATCTCGGAACAGAGGCAAGAACGTCGGCTA CTACTGCGCCAGCAACCCCTCTCTCAAGTGGTACACCAACTGGGagcccaacaccatctcTTACTGGGTCACCCCCCGCAAGAGAGGCCTCGCCGGTCGCAGCAGCGAGCCCCAGCAGGGCATCGCCGTTGGTCCCGTGAAGCCCGGAAGCGAGGAGCGTGAGAAGCTCGCCGGCTCCCGCCCTGCCTTCAACGAGACCCGTCTTGTCCGCTCTTCCCGCCCTGAGCACAGCGCCGTCACCCTCTGCGGAAGCGACAGCTCCAGGGGGCCCGATCTCGTCTCTCTGCACGAGGGTAAGTTCTGTGACATGTCTACCCGTGAGGTTCTTCCACTTTGCAGCCCAAGTGTCACCGGTGATTGCTTCGACGATACCGTCAAGACGCTCAAGGTTCGCAGCGGTGCCATTGTTGGCCgtgaggtcgaggttgagaaggaCTACACCGAGGTTTTGGACTGGGGCCTTTAG
- a CDS encoding hypothetical protein (EggNog:ENOG503PEUG) — protein sequence MQFKALLALLPLVATTALGFVVPEGTPNGFYKVTVGDDGNTTTVEIDPSTHAVIGEPLENRSLPRRSAKLRRQVNSWGATGRTFPNQADYNACTQGWKNFFNAGSHVPSRTQYFAVSGQAVLAGCNYKYAEVNHGASLVDSFNGFMDGNAGWWRTGWVHFFYHSGTLFPTIDFTFWRDLSGTNFCDNLT from the exons ATGCAGTTCaaagccctcctcgcccttctccccctGGTTGCGACCACCGCTCTCGGCTTCGTTGTCCCTGAGGGCACCCCAAATGGCTTTTACAAAGTCACCGTTGGGGATGACGGCAACACAACCACGGTCGAGATTGATCCCTCGACCCACGCAGTCATTGGAGAGCCCCTCGAGAACCGTAGCCTGCCTCGCCGCAGCGCGAAGCTCAGAAGACAGGTGAACTCGTGGGGTGCAACGGGGAGAACTTTCCCAAACCAAGCCGACTACAATGCATGCACCCAAGGATGGAAGAACTTCTTCAACGCTGGAAGTCATGTTCCGTCCAGAACACAGTACTTCGCCGTGTCGGGCCAGGCTGTACTTGCGGGCTGCAACTACAAGT ATGCTGAGGTCAATCACGGTGCATCCCTTGTCGACTCCTTCAACGGGTTCATGGACGGCAACGCcggatggtggaggacggGCTGGGTGCATTTCTTTTATCATTCCGGCACCCTATTCCCGACCATCGACTTCACCTTCTGGCGTGATCTCAGTGGCACCAACTTCTGCGACAACCTCACCTAA